A portion of the Melanotaenia boesemani isolate fMelBoe1 chromosome 2, fMelBoe1.pri, whole genome shotgun sequence genome contains these proteins:
- the si:ch211-106h11.3 gene encoding CCN family member 1, whose amino-acid sequence MGKLLLFTVLAVATFGLVTADCPMVCECPAVPPSCPPGISLIPDGCGCCKVCAAQLNQDCHDGRPCDHHKGLECNYGNDVGRTHGICRAKAEGRSCEYNGRIYQNGENFHAGCKHQCICIDGAVGCVPLCPSHVPLASPSCPSPQLVKVPGQCCLSIDCHKGSTVVPSVHQQPPLSVYPPYPYMPYPAYPYPKPYPKPYRKLHPYKPKKEKNTMGNELMEVGHKWDKRRGYKHLAARRQVGDQCVVQTTSWSQCSRSCGMGVSSRVTNDNARCKLIKETRLCNIRPCSSMSLPIKRGRKCSRTHKAPEPHRLSYAGCRTTRLYRPNYCGVCRDGRCCSPRRTRTANVTFACPDGEHFNRSVMFIQSCKCSDECNHLNEAALPPQQWLYGDTHKFKD is encoded by the exons GTGACTGCTGACTGTCCAATGGTGTGTGAATGCCCGGCAGTGCCCCCATCATGCCCCCCTGGAATAAGTTTAATTCCCgatggctgtggctgctgcaagGTGTGCGCTGCTCAGCTTAACCAGGACTGCCACGACGGGCGGCCCTGTGACCACCATAAAGGACTCGAATGCAACTATGGCAATGATGTGGGCCGCACCCATGGCATCTGCAGGG CAAAGGCAGAGGGACGGTCTTGTGAATACAATGGCCGGATTTATCAAAATGGTGAGAATTTCCATGCCGGCTGCAAGCACCAGTGCATATGCATCGATGGAGCAGTGGGGTGTGTGCCCCTTTGTCCCAGCCATGTGCCCCTAGCATCCCCGTCCTGTCCGTCCCCACAGCTAGTCAAGGTGCCAGGCCAGTGCTGCCTCAGCATCGACTGCCATAAGGGAAGCACTGTTGTGCCCTCGGTACACCAACAACCTCCACTATCTGTTTACCCACCTTACCCCTACATGCCCTACCCAGCCTATCCGTATCCGAAGCCTTACCCAAAACCTTATCGGAAGCTGCACCCTTACAAACCCAAAAAGGAGAAGAACACCATGGGCAATGAACTGATGGAGGTGGGACACAAGTGGGACAAGAGACGTGGATACAAGCATCTGGCGG CCAGGAGGCAGGTGGGTGATCAGTGTGTGGTTCAGACCACCTCCTGGTCCCAGTGTTCCCGGAGCTGTGGGATGGGCGTTTCCTCTCGCGTTACCAATGACAATGCTCGGTGTAAGCTGATCAAGGAGACGCGTCTCTGCAACATTCGACCCTGCAGTTCTATGTCTCTACCCATAAAG AGAGGCAGGAAGTGCTCTCGCACCCACAAGGCGCCGGAGCCTCACCGTTTGTCCTACGCTGGCTGCAGGACCACTCGCTTATACAGGCCAAACTACTGCGGAGTGTGTAGGGACGGCCGTTGCTGCTCACCTCGTCGCACACGTACAGCAAACGTGACCTTTGCCTGCCCCGATGGAGAACACTTCAACAGGTCCGTCATGTTCATTCAGTCCTGTAAGTGCAGCGATGAGTGTAACCATCTCAACGAGGCTGCATTGCCCCCACAGCAGTGGCTCTATGGAGACACCCACAAGTTCAAGGACTAG